The Sphaerochaeta sp. sequence ACAGGGGAACAGGCCGTCATGGGAGACGTGCATCAGGCTTTGGGGATCACGCGGGATGCGCACCGGGGAACTGGTACGGGTCTCCGGAGCGATCAGCACCGCTTCACTGGAGAGGAACCCTTTCGCTTTGGCGCCGAACTGAGCCAGGGCCATCTGCAGGCGCTTGGAAATGAACGCGGGAAACACGGTGGAAAGATCCACACTTGCCAGCCCCGGTGCGTAACTCGTCTGGGGCAGGCTCTTGGAAAGCGTGCCGGAGAGAAAATCAGTCATCCGCTGGGCGGGGGCGACCAGGCGTCCGCCGCCAGCCTGCCAGCATCGGGATTCCAACGCCTCAAGCAGGTGCAGCATGCCCAGCTCCCCACCGAAGCGATCCTGGGGCAGATCTTCCGGATGGAGCTCCACCACCATGCCGCTGTTCGCCCACCGGCTGCTTCGCGTGGACGCGCTCATTCCGTTGACCACCAGGTGTCCGTCCTCCGTGCCTGCCGGGACGATCACTCCACCGGGACACATGCAGAACGAGTAGACGCCACGGCCCACCTGTTGGCTGACGAACGTATAGTCGGCGGGAGGAAGATACGGACCCCGCTTTCCTTTGGTATGGTACTGGATCCGGTCGATCAACTCCTGGGGATGCTCAAGGCGTACCCCGACGGCAAGCGCCTTGGCCTCCACCTCGAATCCGTTGTCAAACAGATACTGGTACATCTCCCGCGCCGAATGGCCCGTGGCAAGCACCACGGGTCCGTCATACGTATCACCCTTCTCCGTCTTCACGCCGACCACTTTGCCGGCATGGATCAGGAAGGAAGTGACCTTTTGGCCGAACTGCACGTCCCCGCCGCAGGCGATGATCGTCTTGCGCATTTCCGCCACCACCTGGGGCAACTTGTCCGAGCCGATGTGCGGCCGGGCTTCCCAAAGGATTGATTCGTCCGCTCCCATCTGACAGAACTGGGAGAGCACCTTGGAGACATCCCCCCGTTTGTCGCTGCGGGTGAACAGCTTTCCCGTCGGAGAACGCGCCGGCTCCCCCTTCCCCGAAACCATAGTTGGATTCCGGGTTGGTCCGGCCGGAACGTACCATCCGGGCGATGTCCAGCTTGCGTTGCTCGACATCATTGCCCCGTTCCAACACGATGGGACGGATGCCGATCTCCAGGAGCCGGAGGGCGCAGAACAGTCCGGCGGGACCGCTGCCGACGATGATCACCGGCTTCTTGTTCCCCACTGACTGGTAGACGGTCTTCTCCCACGCAGGAGAAGGTTCTTCGCCGGAAAACACCTGTATCTCCCGGTCAATGATGACATCCCGTCGACGCGCGTCGATGGATGAGCGGATGATCCGCATCCCTGATATATCCTGTTCGTTCACGCCCGCCGCTTTGGCGACAAGCTTTCTGAGCCGCTCATCATCCCCTGCATCCCGCGGGGAAAGACGAAGCCGTACGGTAGTATTCATGGCGACAGTGTACGCTGTGGCGTTCCTGTTGGTCAATGAAACCCCAACTACACATACTCTTCACCTAGATTCACACAACTTACAACATCAACACAGGGGAGTCTCCGTTTTGAATGTGGTATATTGGATGGCATCAGGAGCAACTATGACAAAAAGACATACAGTCATGTTATTATGTCTTGCATTGGTCCTCCCTCCCTTGTTCGGGTCAGAGCTCACCCTTGCGGATGCCATCTCAGCTGCGAAGGAAAACAACGGTACGGTCAAAGTGGCCACGTTGCAATTGCAGCAAAGCATCAGGAGTACGGAAACCAACGCGTATCTTCCTTCGTTGGAACTGGAAGCTGGCCTTTCCGCTTCCGGAAGCATCATCAACCAGAGCTTCTCATCCACCTATGCCATCGGAGGGGTCAGCTGGTCGCTGAGCACCTCTTCCCTTGCAACCTCCAAGCAAAGCAAGGAGATTACCAAACAGAAGGCCAACGTCACCTATCAGTCGACGCTGAACACCGTCACCAGCAACGTGACGACCGCCTATTGGAACGTCGTCGCGGCGAGTCTCTCCTTGGAGAGCGCGCAGAATACCCTGCAGTCAGCCCAACAGGCGCTTGAGACGGCCAAAACGAAATATGAGGCAGGAAAAGCGTCCACGCTTGCCGTCAGTCAGGCGGAAGTGACGGAAAGCGACGCGGAATACGCCGTTCTTGTCGCACAACAGACACTGGACAGCGCCCGTACGACGCTTTCCAACCTGATCGGCACCACCGGAGATTGGACGTATGAGGACATGCCGGATGCCATCACGTTGGCGACACTGGACAGTCTGCTTGCCAAACTTCCCCAGACCAACGCCATGAAAAGCTACCAGCTGGCCATTGACACTGCAAACCTGAGCAAGAAGACGACCACGGCAACCTACGTCAGCCCGAGCGTCAACGTCAGCGCCAGCACCAAGTTGGGTGGGACACTGTACAGCACCGCTTCCTCCAATCCTACCTTCGCAGACACCACCTCGGTCTCCGTCACCGTTTCCCTGCCGCTGGACCATTACCTCTCATCGTCCAGCGCCGCGGTTGCGTTGGACAATGCCGAGTATGAGGTGAAGATCGCCACACAGAACTACGCCAACGCCCTTTCGTCACTGCGCTCCTCAGTGACCAGCGCCTATGCGTCGCTCACCCAGGCGACGGCCAACCTGGACAAACTGGGAAAGCATCTGACCCTGGCCCAACAGCAGCTCGAACTGGTCAAAGCCAGTTATGAGGCGGGAAAATCAAGTTATTCGGATTATCAGAGCGCCATGCTCTCCGTGGAGAACGCCAAGCTCTCCATCCTGCAGCAGAAACTCAACTATACCATCGCTTTGTATGATCTCTCCTCGTTGCTGGAGAGTGACATCGCCGCGTTACAGGCGTAAAGGAATACGGAAATGGAAACCAAGAAATCATCTGTCGGAAGCAAAATCGTAACGATTATTCTGTTGGGCATCTGTGTCTACCTGGCAGCCATCATCGGCATGAAGTACACCAGCACCAAGAAAGATTCCCAACAAGGACAGGACATGAATGCCCAGAGTCAGGAGACCAAGACGGTCAATGTCAGTGTGGAGACGCTGCAACCAACCACATTCACCCGCACCTCCACCGTCGGAGCGGAGCTTTCCAGCAGCATGGATACGATTGACCTGTACTCCAGTGAAGTCGCCGGAAAGCTCACCGCACTGAACATCGCCGTCGGCGATGTGATCAAGGCGGGAGATGTGATCGCCACCGTCGATCCTTCCAGCCCGGGAGAACAGTACAAGCCCAGCAACGTCACCGCGCCCATCGGCGGGACGATTTACTCGGTGGACAGCTACGTCGGACAGACCATCACCACCTCCACCGTGCTGGGAACCATAGGATCGGCGGGAGACCTTCAGGTGGTCGTCAATCTCAGCGAGCGGTTCCTGTCCACCGTCAGCGTTGGAATGAAGGCGACATTCACCACCATGGCGTGGCCTGATGAGCCGTTTGACGCGACGATCACCTCGATCAGCCCGAAGATCAACGCCAGCAACCGCACATTCCAGGTGACGCTTTCCATCGACAAGCCGGATCAGCGGTTGAAGGAAGGCATGTACGTCAAACTCAAGTTGATCATCGAACAGGTGGACAACGCCATCGTCGTACCGACCAAGGCGATCAGCACGTACCTGGGCAACTCCGTCGTCTTCATCGCCGATGGCACCACAGCCAAGCGGGTCCAGGTGACACTCGGCTCGGCCAATGACTCGGAGACGGTCATCACCAGTGGCCTTGCCTCAGGCGACAGCCTGATCACCGCCGGTTCGGTGACGGACGGCAGCACCATTGCCGTCGTAGAGGGAGAGAACGAATGAAACTCAGTGAATTATCAGTACGGCGTCCCGTACTGATCACGATGGTGTACGTCATCATCATGGTCATCTGCGCCATGTTCATCTCCAACCTGCAGATATCACTCTATCCGTCGGTATCCATGCCGATCATCTCCGTGATGGTCGACTGCAACGAGGCGGGTCCGGAAGAGATCGAGCAACAGGTGGCCAAGGTGTTGGAAAACAACCTCGGTTCGTTGGAAAACCTCAATACCATATCTTCCACATCCTCGGAAGGCCAGGCGTTCGTCACGCTGGAATTCAACTACGGCACCGACCTGGATGACGCAGAGGACGATGTACAGTCGGAGATCAACACGCTGGTCGGCAGGGATTCGTTCCCCGATTGGGCGGATACGCCTACCATCTTCCGTTTTGACCGGATGAACAACTCGTCGTTCATGCGGCTGGTGATGAGCGGCTCCTCCGACCTTGACCAGTTGAAGGAAATCGCCGAAGACGACGTCTCACCGATGTTGCTTCGTGTCAGTGGGGTCTCCCAGGTGGAAGTCATGGGAACCGGAACGAAGAAGTACGAAGTGAAAGTCGATCCCATCAAGCTTGCCGCCTACGACTTGACGCTGACCAACGTCAAGACGGCGCTTGCCAACGCCAACATCAACGACACCCAAGGGACGATCACCCAGGATTCGATGAACTACACCATCAGCATGGATGAGCGGTTCATGAATCTGGATGACATCCGCCAGACGGTGGTCTCCACCATCGACGGGGCGGACATCACGGTGGATGACATCGCCACGGTGGAATCAGCCCACAGCACCGGCCAGGAACGGTACCTGGATGGGAACCAGGTGATCAACCTGTCCGTCTCCAACGACAGTGACGCCAACAGCACCACCGTCGCCAAGGCGGTCAGGGCAGCGCTCCCTGAGATCAACGCTTCCCTGCCTGACGGCGTGAAGGTGACGATCCAGCGGGATGAGACCACGTTGATCTCCTCCACGTTGAACGAGGTGTACGCCAACGCCATTCGAAGGTATTCTGCTTGCCGCCTTGTTCATCTTCCTGTTCCTTCGCAACATCAAGGCGACGCTGATCATCTCCCTTTCCATGCCGATCTCCATTCTGATCACCCTGATGGTCATGTCCATGGCGGACATCACCGTCAACAGCATGTCGATGAGCGGTTTGATCCTCGGCATCGGCATGATCGTCGACGCGTCCATCATCATTCTGGAGAACACGTACAACTACCGGGAACGGGGCAACAGCCCTGCCGCGTCGGCAATTCTCGGCTCGGAGAACATGACCACCGCCATCATGGCGTCCACGTTGACGACGATCTGTGTCTTCGTGCCGCTGATCATCTTCAAGAACAAACTGGAAATGATCGGCATCATGTTCCAGGATCTGATCTGGACGGTCATCATATCGCTGCTCGCCTCAATGTTCGTCGCCTTCACGCTGGTTCCGGCGTTAAGCGGCTCCATCCTGAAGCTGAACACCCGTGTGCAGAAACCATTGAAATTCCGCCTGCTCCGCTGGATGGATAATGTGGGCATCAAGATTGAGCAGAAGCTGGAAAACGGCTATGCCAACGTGCTGGACTACTTCCTCTCCCACCGGTTCCTGCTGATCATGCTGCTGGTGCTCCTGGTGTTGTTCAGCTTCACCTACGTCACCGGCATCGGCATGAACCTCACCCCGGCGATGAACACCGATGACTCGGTCAACATGTCGCTGACGCTACCTGCCGGCACCAACAACTCCGTCACCAAAACGGAACTGTTCGCCATGCAGACCAAGTTGACGGAAACGCTTCCGGAAGGCTCGTACACCCAGATCATGGTCAACGTTGGAACGAGCAACACGGGAAGTATCAGCATCTCGATGCCGGACATCGAGGAGCAGAAGTATACGGCCAATGATCTGAAGAAGCTGATCAGACCGCTGATGAGCGGTAACCCTGACGCTTCCTGGACGTTCAGCGGCGGTCGTGGACCGGGCAATTCCAGCCCGATCGACGTGACGGTAACCGGCAACGACCTGACCAAGATTGAGAGCGCCACCAAGGAAATCGCCGCGATCATCAACTCCTACGTGCCGGAAGCCACCGATGTGACCACCGACCTGGAGAACGGATCGCCGCGCATCACCATGACGATCGACAAGAAGGTGGCGAACGACCTGGGCGTTTCGATGAGCGCCATCAACACCACCGTCTCCTACGCGCTTACCGGTACGACGGCGACGACGATCTCCACGTTCAACAGCGACACCACCTACAGTCTGGTCGTCATGATGGATGATACCTCCATCACATCGATCAACGAACTGGGAGGCTTGCTTGTCGCCGGAACCAACGGTAACGTGCGGTTGGATACCTTGGCAAGCTTCTCCATCAGCAGCGGACCGTCCACCATCAGCCGTGAGAACAAGAAACGGGTGAACAACGTGACGGCGAAACTGGCTGACGGATATACTGCCAGTGAAGTCCAGGCCAAGGTGGAGAGCGCGCTTGCAGAGCACTTTACCGCCCCTGACGGCGTGGTGGTCGGAAACAATGGTGATATCCGGCAACTTTCCAACTACGGGCCGACGCTGGTGATGATCGTCCTTCTGGCCCTCCTTCTGGTCTTCGCCGTCATGGCAGGGTCAGTTCGAGAGCTTGGTCGATCCGTTCATCATCTTCGCCACTATTCCGCTTCTGTCCATCGGCGTCATCTTCATCCACGTGCTCATGAACCAGAGCTTCAGCCTGTTCTCCGTGGTGGGCATCGTCGCCTTGATCGGTGTGGTCGTCAACAACGGCATCGTGTTGGTCGATTCGATCAACCAGCGGGTGCGCAAGCACGAACC is a genomic window containing:
- a CDS encoding TolC family protein, which gives rise to MTKRHTVMLLCLALVLPPLFGSELTLADAISAAKENNGTVKVATLQLQQSIRSTETNAYLPSLELEAGLSASGSIINQSFSSTYAIGGVSWSLSTSSLATSKQSKEITKQKANVTYQSTLNTVTSNVTTAYWNVVAASLSLESAQNTLQSAQQALETAKTKYEAGKASTLAVSQAEVTESDAEYAVLVAQQTLDSARTTLSNLIGTTGDWTYEDMPDAITLATLDSLLAKLPQTNAMKSYQLAIDTANLSKKTTTATYVSPSVNVSASTKLGGTLYSTASSNPTFADTTSVSVTVSLPLDHYLSSSSAAVALDNAEYEVKIATQNYANALSSLRSSVTSAYASLTQATANLDKLGKHLTLAQQQLELVKASYEAGKSSYSDYQSAMLSVENAKLSILQQKLNYTIALYDLSSLLESDIAALQA
- a CDS encoding efflux RND transporter periplasmic adaptor subunit — protein: METKKSSVGSKIVTIILLGICVYLAAIIGMKYTSTKKDSQQGQDMNAQSQETKTVNVSVETLQPTTFTRTSTVGAELSSSMDTIDLYSSEVAGKLTALNIAVGDVIKAGDVIATVDPSSPGEQYKPSNVTAPIGGTIYSVDSYVGQTITTSTVLGTIGSAGDLQVVVNLSERFLSTVSVGMKATFTTMAWPDEPFDATITSISPKINASNRTFQVTLSIDKPDQRLKEGMYVKLKLIIEQVDNAIVVPTKAISTYLGNSVVFIADGTTAKRVQVTLGSANDSETVITSGLASGDSLITAGSVTDGSTIAVVEGENE
- a CDS encoding FAD-dependent monooxygenase — protein: MNTTVRLRLSPRDAGDDERLRKLVAKAAGVNEQDISGMRIIRSSIDARRRDVIIDREIQVFSGEEPSPAWEKTVYQSVGNKKPVIIVGSGPAGLFCALRLLEIGIRPIVLERGNDVEQRKLDIARMVRSGRTNPESNYGFGEGGAGAFSDGKAVHPQRQTGGCLQGALPVLSDGSGRINPLGSPAAHRLGQVAPGGGGNAQDDHRLRRGRAVRPKGHFLPDPCRQSGRREDGEG